The following are from one region of the Abiotrophia defectiva ATCC 49176 genome:
- a CDS encoding DEAD/DEAH box helicase, producing MKFTELNLIQPLLDSLADMGFEEPTPIQQQAVPVALEGQDLIGQAQTGTGKTAAFGLPMLNKLDKNQSAIQGLVVAPTRELAIQVQEELYRLGKYQRARIYVVYGGSSIGKQIEWIKRNQPQIVVGTPGRILDLMRRKALSLKHLKTLVLDEADEMLNMGFIEDVKEIVATTPASRQTLLFSATMPPEIRSLADQFLKEPAHVKIEAKQMTADLIEQFFIKCRDDEKFDIFTRLLDVQMPTQAIVFCRTKKRVDEVARGLSLRGYNAELIHGDIPQQKRTSVINAFRQGQVELLVATDVAARGLDISGVTHVYNYDISQDPESYVHRIGRTGRAGNEGMSITFVTPAEMSYLRVIEDLTRKRMQPMKPPTLKEAQAGQVQSLIDQLNETLEAGDADEHRNTAKLLLNHYQANDLVAAMLGQILSSNSQVEVQISPQKPLPNAHRKSGGYKTGKGGGNGRRGHHGKKRDFHKDRGDRQDHGHKERFDRKDKRPRSAAKPGGKPKADGGKKQYTIKKRTN from the coding sequence TTGAAATTTACAGAACTTAACCTGATTCAGCCCTTGCTCGACTCACTAGCCGATATGGGCTTTGAAGAGCCAACCCCGATCCAACAACAAGCAGTGCCTGTGGCCTTAGAAGGCCAAGACTTGATTGGTCAAGCCCAAACAGGGACCGGGAAGACGGCGGCCTTTGGCTTGCCAATGCTCAATAAATTGGACAAGAATCAATCCGCCATCCAAGGCTTGGTAGTAGCCCCAACCCGGGAATTAGCCATCCAAGTACAAGAAGAACTCTACCGCCTCGGTAAGTACCAACGTGCCCGTATTTATGTGGTCTACGGGGGGTCTTCCATCGGTAAGCAAATCGAATGGATCAAGCGTAATCAACCACAAATCGTGGTCGGGACGCCAGGTCGTATTCTAGACTTGATGCGTCGTAAGGCACTTAGCCTCAAGCATCTCAAGACCTTAGTTTTAGACGAAGCCGACGAAATGCTCAACATGGGCTTTATTGAAGACGTCAAGGAAATCGTGGCGACCACGCCAGCTTCACGTCAAACCCTCTTGTTCTCAGCGACCATGCCACCTGAAATCCGCAGCCTAGCAGACCAATTCCTTAAGGAACCTGCTCACGTCAAGATTGAAGCCAAGCAAATGACCGCTGACTTGATTGAACAGTTCTTCATCAAATGCCGAGATGACGAGAAGTTTGATATCTTCACTCGCTTGTTGGATGTTCAGATGCCAACACAAGCCATTGTCTTCTGCCGTACTAAGAAGCGGGTTGATGAGGTGGCCCGGGGCCTTAGCCTGCGCGGCTACAATGCTGAACTCATCCACGGTGACATTCCGCAACAGAAGCGGACTAGCGTCATCAATGCCTTCCGTCAAGGTCAAGTAGAGCTCTTGGTAGCGACTGACGTGGCGGCGCGGGGCTTGGATATTTCCGGCGTAACCCACGTCTACAACTATGATATCAGTCAGGACCCAGAATCTTACGTTCACCGTATTGGCCGTACAGGCCGTGCCGGCAACGAAGGTATGTCCATCACTTTCGTGACGCCAGCGGAAATGTCTTATCTGCGCGTGATTGAAGACTTGACCCGCAAACGTATGCAACCAATGAAGCCGCCAACCTTGAAGGAGGCGCAAGCAGGTCAGGTTCAATCATTGATTGATCAGCTTAATGAGACCTTGGAAGCCGGCGATGCTGATGAGCACCGCAACACAGCCAAGCTCCTGCTCAACCACTATCAAGCTAACGACTTGGTAGCGGCTATGTTAGGGCAAATCCTATCTAGCAACAGCCAAGTAGAAGTTCAAATCTCACCACAAAAACCATTGCCAAATGCCCACCGCAAGTCTGGTGGTTACAAGACAGGCAAGGGCGGTGGCAACGGCCGTCGCGGTCATCACGGTAAGAAACGCGACTTCCACAAGGACCGTGGCGACCGTCAAGACCATGGTCATAAGGAACGTTTTGACCGCAAGGACAAGCGGCCACGTTCAGCTGCTAAGCCTGGCGGCAAGCCTAAGGCGGACGGCGGCAAGAAACAATATACCATTAAAAAACGAACCAACTAA
- the acpS gene encoding holo-ACP synthase: MRIGTDIIEIDRIQEAVARSPRFASKVLTTEELARYETMKEHRALEFLAGRFAAKEAYVKALGTGIGRIRFTDMSIANKPSGAPYFAAAPLTAGVQLSISHSDHYATATVLIEQDEASLQAALDQYLTRED, from the coding sequence GTGCGTATTGGAACTGACATTATTGAAATCGACCGAATTCAAGAAGCAGTGGCGCGGTCGCCACGCTTTGCGTCTAAGGTCTTGACAACAGAGGAATTGGCTCGCTATGAGACCATGAAGGAGCATCGGGCCCTCGAATTCTTGGCAGGCCGCTTTGCTGCCAAGGAAGCCTATGTCAAGGCCTTGGGGACAGGCATTGGCCGGATTCGCTTCACCGATATGAGCATTGCCAACAAACCATCGGGTGCGCCATATTTTGCGGCGGCCCCCCTGACGGCAGGCGTCCAGCTCAGTATCAGTCATTCGGACCACTATGCTACAGCCACCGTCCTGATTGAGCAAGATGAAGCCAGCTTGCAGGCGGCTTTGGATCAGTATTTGACTAGAGAAGATTAG
- the alr gene encoding alanine racemase codes for MSQASEHRPTVAIINLNAIQHNVREMKRHLEPDQALYAVVKANGYGHGAVAVAKSALAAGAQGLAVATVDEGIELRQAGLLAQPILILGLVDPRAIAELVYYRLTVIVSDLIWFQEAWAQLVSNHQESLLDDAKLKVHLALDTGMGRIGLRTVEEVQAFAEGIQAFPWVNWEGVDTHFSTAGGGDPAYVETQWAKWQKLLTAVPDSVTVRHYANSAMGVWFKRQPVSSIERFGISMYGMHPKDERSSLPIDLQPALQLISEIVYVKQVEKGSKISYGATYEAQEDEWIATIPIGYADGWFRHYKDIPVLVEGHACPVLGVINMDQLMIRLPHQVPVGTTVTLIGQDHHLENHAADLARQVGTISYEIFCGLSDRIPRIYLQDEEGED; via the coding sequence ATGTCACAAGCCAGTGAACACCGCCCAACAGTGGCGATAATTAATCTCAATGCAATTCAACACAATGTGAGGGAAATGAAGCGTCATCTGGAGCCCGACCAGGCCCTCTATGCCGTTGTTAAGGCTAACGGTTACGGGCACGGGGCAGTTGCCGTCGCCAAGTCAGCCCTGGCAGCCGGCGCGCAAGGCCTAGCCGTTGCCACCGTTGACGAGGGGATTGAACTCCGTCAAGCCGGCCTCCTAGCCCAGCCTATCTTAATCTTGGGCTTGGTAGACCCTCGTGCCATCGCTGAGCTGGTCTACTATCGCCTGACCGTCATTGTCTCTGACCTAATCTGGTTCCAGGAAGCCTGGGCTCAGTTAGTATCCAACCACCAAGAAAGCCTGCTGGATGATGCCAAGCTCAAGGTGCATTTGGCCTTGGATACGGGCATGGGGCGCATCGGCCTACGGACAGTAGAAGAAGTCCAAGCCTTCGCTGAGGGCATTCAGGCCTTTCCATGGGTCAACTGGGAAGGGGTCGACACCCACTTCTCAACTGCCGGCGGGGGTGACCCTGCCTATGTGGAGACCCAGTGGGCTAAATGGCAGAAGCTACTGACCGCTGTGCCGGACTCAGTCACTGTGCGACACTATGCTAACTCCGCTATGGGCGTGTGGTTCAAGCGTCAACCGGTTTCTTCCATTGAGCGCTTCGGCATCTCCATGTATGGTATGCATCCTAAGGATGAGCGTTCTAGCCTGCCCATTGATTTGCAGCCAGCCCTCCAATTGATTTCGGAAATTGTCTACGTCAAGCAAGTGGAAAAGGGCAGCAAGATTTCCTACGGGGCGACCTATGAAGCCCAGGAAGATGAGTGGATTGCGACCATTCCAATCGGTTACGCAGACGGTTGGTTCCGTCACTACAAGGACATTCCTGTCTTGGTGGAAGGCCATGCTTGCCCAGTCCTTGGCGTCATTAATATGGACCAACTGATGATTCGCTTGCCACATCAAGTGCCAGTGGGAACCACCGTCACCTTGATTGGTCAGGACCACCACTTAGAGAACCACGCTGCAGACTTGGCTCGTCAGGTTGGGACTATTTCCTATGAAATCTTCTGCGGGCTCAGCGATCGCATTCCACGGATTTACCTTCAAGATGAGGAAGGGGAGGACTAA
- a CDS encoding MBL fold metallo-hydrolase: MLTVHQLTVGSLEENTYAVVNEAGQALLIDPGADAPKILDWIESKGWAPQAILLTHAHHDHIGAVDAVRDRYGIPLYMHPVESGFLNQPELNLSAYWGQPFTARPAEVLWEDLGDKEVAGFHFKVVFVPGHSPGHVAYIFAEDHFVLSGDTIFAQSIGRTDLPGGSYIELMQSIHRELIQLPEDYVLYPGHGPAVTVGESLATNPYFEVFRNLFKHRFEE; the protein is encoded by the coding sequence ATGCTTACTGTTCATCAGCTGACCGTCGGGTCACTGGAGGAAAATACTTATGCAGTCGTCAATGAAGCTGGCCAGGCCCTCTTAATCGATCCAGGGGCTGACGCGCCTAAGATTCTGGACTGGATTGAGTCCAAGGGTTGGGCGCCACAGGCCATCCTTCTGACTCATGCCCACCACGATCATATCGGGGCGGTGGATGCAGTGCGGGACCGTTATGGCATTCCACTCTATATGCATCCAGTGGAGTCAGGCTTCCTCAATCAACCCGAACTCAACCTGTCGGCTTACTGGGGTCAGCCATTTACGGCGCGTCCAGCAGAAGTCCTCTGGGAGGATCTAGGGGATAAGGAAGTGGCGGGTTTCCACTTCAAAGTGGTCTTCGTGCCAGGTCATAGCCCAGGCCACGTGGCTTATATTTTTGCTGAGGACCATTTCGTACTATCCGGTGATACCATCTTCGCCCAAAGCATCGGGCGGACGGACCTGCCAGGTGGCTCCTACATTGAGCTTATGCAGTCCATCCATCGGGAGTTGATTCAGTTGCCAGAAGACTATGTCCTCTATCCAGGTCACGGCCCGGCTGTGACCGTGGGCGAGTCCTTAGCGACTAATCCCTATTTTGAAGTCTTTCGCAATTTGTTTAAGCATCGGTTTGAAGAATAA
- a CDS encoding arsenate reductase ArsC — translation MKKTKVAFVCVHNSCRSQIAEALTKKFAGDSMEVYSAGTELKDQINQDAVRLVKEIYAIDMEETQKPKLLDDIPEVDYLITMGCNVVCPILPYTVKKDDWGLEDPSGKNDQEFIKTIKEIESKVHKLIEEVEAIYFRVEL, via the coding sequence ATGAAGAAAACTAAAGTTGCCTTTGTGTGTGTTCACAATTCATGCAGAAGTCAAATCGCTGAAGCACTGACAAAGAAATTTGCAGGAGATTCTATGGAGGTATATTCTGCAGGAACAGAATTAAAGGATCAAATTAATCAGGATGCAGTAAGACTTGTCAAAGAAATATATGCAATTGATATGGAAGAGACCCAAAAGCCAAAACTTTTAGATGACATTCCTGAAGTGGATTATCTTATTACAATGGGATGTAATGTCGTTTGTCCTATTTTACCTTACACTGTTAAAAAAGATGATTGGGGACTTGAGGATCCTAGTGGAAAAAATGATCAAGAGTTTATTAAAACAATTAAGGAGATTGAAAGTAAGGTTCATAAATTAATAGAGGAAGTTGAGGCAATTTATTTTCGTGTGGAATTATAA
- a CDS encoding DUF5960 family protein — translation MNQLEFQRNHLQMDYYSESYQDFERDFYRYSNMNIPLTFLTDDILKTMATSRKNYFVLNKEKARDNRDHFFIFDISTLEENPLIYRYTYKKTATYIASKKEFIK, via the coding sequence ATGAATCAGCTTGAATTTCAGCGTAATCACCTACAAATGGACTATTACAGCGAGAGCTACCAAGATTTTGAACGTGACTTCTACCGCTACTCCAACATGAATATTCCATTGACCTTTCTGACTGATGATATCCTCAAAACAATGGCAACTTCTCGTAAGAATTACTTTGTCCTCAATAAGGAAAAGGCTAGAGATAACCGTGATCACTTCTTCATTTTCGACATAAGCACCTTAGAAGAGAATCCACTAATCTATCGTTATACATATAAGAAAACTGCAACTTATATAGCCTCAAAAAAGGAGTTCATCAAGTGA
- a CDS encoding ArsR/SmtB family transcription factor — MIKKDTCEIYYYDEEKVNRIQGNLQTVDISSVAQMLKAIADKNRAKITYALCQDDELCVCDIANIIGVTVANASHHLRTLHKQGIVKFRKEGKLAFYSLDDEHIRQIMMIALALKKEVKINV; from the coding sequence ATGATTAAAAAAGATACTTGTGAAATTTATTATTATGACGAAGAAAAGGTCAATCGAATACAAGGTAATTTACAGACAGTAGATATTTCTAGTGTTGCCCAAATGTTAAAAGCTATTGCAGATAAAAATAGAGCAAAAATTACCTATGCATTGTGTCAAGATGACGAACTGTGTGTGTGTGATATTGCAAATATTATAGGTGTTACGGTTGCAAATGCCTCTCATCACCTGCGAACGCTCCATAAGCAAGGGATTGTTAAGTTTCGAAAAGAGGGAAAACTTGCATTTTATTCATTAGATGATGAGCATATCAGACAAATTATGATGATTGCATTGGCACTTAAGAAAGAGGTGAAGATCAATGTCTAG
- a CDS encoding heavy metal translocating P-type ATPase: MSSGKAKQFEEEMKAYRVQGFTCTNCAAIFENNVKELPGVQDAKVNFGASKVYVKGTTTIEELEKAGAFENLKIRDEKEQRVEGEPFWKQKENIKVYISALLLVVSWFLGEQYGEEHVLPTIGYAASILIGGYSLFIKGLKNLSRLNFDMNTLMTIAIIGAAIIGEWGEGATVVILFAISEALERYSMDKARQSIESLMDIAPKEALIRRGNEEMMIHVDEIQVGDIMIVKPGQKLAMDGIVVKGTSTLNQAAITGESVPVTKITNDEVFAGTLNEEGLLEVKVTKRVEDTTLSKIIHLVEEAQAERAPSQAFVDKFAKYYTPAIVILALLIVVVPPLFGGDWSQWIYQGLAVLVVGCPCALVVSTPVAVVTAIGNAAKNGVLIKGGIHLEAAGHLKAIAFDKTGTLTKGIPAVTDIVTYGRNENELITITSAIEKGSQHPLASAIMRKAEENGLKFNEVTVEDFQSITGKGVKAKINNEMYYVGSQNLFEELHGSISSDKKEKIADMQTQGKTVMVLGTEKEILSFIAVADEMRESSKEVIGKLNNMGIETVMLTGDNQRTATAIGKQVGVSDIKADLLPEDKLNFIKELREKHQSVGMVGDGVNDAPALAASTVGVAMGGAGTDTALETADIALMSDDLSKLPYTIKLSRKALAIIKQNITFSLAIKLVALLLVMPGWLTLWIAIFADMGATLLVTLNSLRLLKIKG; encoded by the coding sequence ATGTCTAGTGGGAAAGCAAAACAGTTCGAAGAAGAAATGAAAGCCTATCGTGTTCAAGGATTTACTTGTACTAACTGTGCAGCCATTTTTGAAAATAATGTTAAAGAACTTCCCGGTGTTCAGGATGCGAAAGTAAATTTCGGAGCATCTAAAGTTTATGTTAAAGGGACGACAACCATTGAAGAATTAGAAAAAGCAGGAGCATTTGAAAATTTAAAAATTCGAGATGAAAAAGAACAAAGGGTAGAAGGAGAACCTTTTTGGAAGCAGAAAGAAAACATTAAGGTATATATATCAGCTCTTTTACTTGTAGTTAGCTGGTTCTTAGGAGAGCAGTATGGTGAAGAGCATGTTCTACCGACAATTGGTTATGCAGCGTCCATTTTAATCGGTGGATATTCGTTATTTATTAAAGGTCTCAAAAATTTAAGCAGATTAAATTTCGATATGAATACGCTTATGACTATTGCCATTATAGGAGCTGCAATTATTGGTGAATGGGGTGAAGGGGCAACCGTTGTTATCCTATTTGCGATTAGTGAAGCATTAGAGCGTTATTCAATGGATAAAGCACGTCAATCTATTGAATCTTTAATGGATATTGCCCCAAAAGAAGCGTTAATTCGACGAGGCAATGAAGAAATGATGATTCATGTTGATGAGATTCAAGTTGGAGACATCATGATAGTTAAGCCCGGTCAAAAGTTAGCAATGGATGGAATAGTGGTTAAAGGTACATCGACATTAAATCAGGCTGCGATTACAGGTGAAAGTGTTCCAGTAACGAAAATCACAAATGATGAAGTATTTGCAGGAACCTTGAATGAAGAAGGGTTACTTGAGGTTAAAGTAACAAAACGAGTTGAAGATACCACTCTTTCAAAAATCATTCACTTGGTAGAAGAAGCCCAAGCAGAACGGGCCCCCTCTCAAGCGTTTGTCGATAAATTTGCAAAATACTATACACCAGCTATTGTCATACTAGCTCTTTTAATTGTAGTAGTTCCACCATTATTTGGCGGAGACTGGAGCCAATGGATTTATCAAGGATTAGCTGTATTAGTGGTTGGTTGTCCTTGTGCATTAGTAGTCTCAACTCCAGTTGCTGTGGTTACAGCAATAGGAAATGCAGCGAAAAATGGTGTATTAATTAAAGGTGGTATCCATTTAGAAGCAGCAGGACACTTAAAAGCGATAGCCTTTGATAAAACAGGAACATTAACCAAAGGGATTCCAGCTGTAACAGACATTGTGACATATGGTAGAAATGAAAATGAATTAATAACCATAACATCAGCCATTGAAAAAGGATCGCAGCACCCTCTTGCTTCAGCGATTATGCGAAAAGCAGAAGAAAATGGATTAAAATTCAATGAAGTAACAGTAGAGGATTTTCAATCCATTACAGGAAAAGGCGTTAAAGCCAAAATAAATAATGAAATGTATTATGTGGGAAGTCAAAATCTTTTTGAGGAATTACACGGAAGCATTTCAAGCGATAAAAAAGAAAAAATTGCCGATATGCAAACTCAAGGTAAAACGGTGATGGTGTTAGGAACAGAAAAAGAAATTCTTTCGTTTATTGCCGTAGCCGATGAAATGAGGGAATCGTCTAAAGAAGTTATCGGCAAGTTGAACAATATGGGAATCGAAACAGTGATGCTAACAGGCGATAACCAAAGAACGGCAACAGCCATCGGAAAACAAGTTGGTGTTTCGGATATTAAAGCTGACTTACTTCCAGAAGATAAGCTTAATTTTATTAAAGAACTTCGAGAAAAACATCAAAGTGTGGGGATGGTCGGAGATGGCGTGAATGATGCTCCAGCCCTTGCGGCATCTACCGTTGGTGTAGCAATGGGTGGTGCTGGAACTGATACAGCTTTAGAAACGGCTGACATCGCCTTAATGTCTGATGATTTGAGTAAATTGCCATATACAATAAAATTAAGTCGTAAGGCTTTAGCAATCATCAAGCAAAACATTACCTTCTCTTTGGCGATTAAATTAGTGGCATTACTTTTGGTCATGCCCGGTTGGTTAACACTTTGGATAGCGATATTTGCTGATATGGGAGCAACTTTACTTGTAACATTAAACAGTTTACGCTTATTGAAAATCAAAGGATAG
- a CDS encoding RsmF rRNA methyltransferase first C-terminal domain-containing protein translates to MTFPAGFQAKYLALLGPEEGQAFLDSFKLEAESGFRVNPLKASQSALPESAQPMPGTPWGYYGKVAGSSTAHVTGLVYSQEPAAQMVGQAAAPQPGLKVLDLAAAPGGKSTHLLSYLDNQGLLVANEIHPKRSKILAENLERFGARNVVATNESPERLAQVFPAYFDLIVLDAPCSGEGMFRKQAEAMDYWTPEYPSQCAALQREILERALLMLKPGGTLVYSTCTWAPEENEDIVAWLLEHYPLTLLEVPKLNGMVPGLSYAETARMYPQHFRGEGQFVAKFCYEGQETESKSRKFKPLKAKVTAEQLKLWQDFAASHLTVTLPGVLQTFGDHLYLLPEGLPDLGKLRIAHKGLHLGEFKKKRFEPSFALGLALRPDETVSQVALSEEQVTCYLAGETVDLAEDKPNGWYQVLAGGNGLGFAKVTGRVLKNYYPKGLRLRRS, encoded by the coding sequence ATGACATTTCCAGCAGGATTTCAAGCAAAATATTTAGCCCTATTGGGCCCAGAAGAGGGGCAGGCCTTCCTAGATTCCTTTAAGTTAGAGGCGGAGTCCGGCTTCCGGGTCAACCCTCTCAAGGCCAGTCAGTCAGCTTTGCCTGAATCAGCCCAGCCCATGCCGGGCACCCCTTGGGGTTACTATGGCAAGGTGGCAGGCAGCTCGACCGCCCATGTAACAGGCTTGGTCTACTCTCAGGAGCCAGCCGCTCAAATGGTGGGCCAGGCAGCCGCGCCCCAGCCAGGGCTCAAGGTCCTGGACTTGGCAGCCGCTCCTGGGGGCAAGTCGACCCATTTGCTGTCATACTTAGATAACCAAGGCCTCTTAGTAGCCAACGAAATTCATCCCAAGCGCAGCAAGATTCTGGCTGAGAATCTGGAGCGATTCGGGGCTCGCAATGTAGTGGCAACCAATGAGTCGCCAGAGCGCTTGGCCCAGGTCTTTCCGGCTTACTTTGACCTGATTGTGCTGGATGCCCCCTGCTCGGGGGAAGGCATGTTCCGTAAGCAGGCTGAGGCCATGGACTACTGGACGCCGGAATATCCTAGCCAGTGTGCGGCGCTGCAGCGAGAAATTCTGGAGCGGGCGCTGTTAATGCTTAAGCCAGGCGGGACCTTGGTTTATTCGACTTGCACTTGGGCACCTGAGGAGAATGAGGACATCGTGGCTTGGTTACTGGAACACTATCCGCTGACCTTGCTTGAGGTGCCTAAGCTCAATGGCATGGTGCCGGGCCTGTCTTATGCTGAGACTGCCCGCATGTATCCGCAACATTTCCGGGGCGAGGGGCAGTTTGTGGCCAAGTTCTGCTATGAGGGGCAGGAGACTGAAAGCAAGTCTCGTAAATTCAAGCCACTCAAAGCCAAAGTGACGGCTGAGCAGCTCAAGCTCTGGCAGGACTTTGCGGCTAGTCATCTGACTGTGACCTTGCCTGGCGTCCTCCAGACTTTTGGCGACCATCTCTATCTCTTGCCAGAGGGTCTGCCGGATTTAGGCAAATTACGGATTGCTCACAAAGGTCTGCATTTGGGCGAATTCAAGAAGAAGCGCTTCGAGCCTAGTTTTGCTCTGGGCTTGGCACTGCGGCCGGATGAGACGGTTAGCCAGGTGGCCCTGTCCGAAGAGCAAGTCACCTGCTACCTGGCCGGCGAGACGGTCGATTTGGCAGAGGACAAACCAAATGGCTGGTACCAAGTCCTAGCGGGCGGCAACGGCCTAGGCTTCGCCAAGGTCACCGGCCGAGTGCTCAAGAATTACTATCCAAAAGGCCTACGCCTACGCCGCAGCTGA
- a CDS encoding DUF4430 domain-containing protein, whose protein sequence is MKNKRLALVLAAIVFLIAIIIALWAILSGVLKGNQPSPQVSGSNIAQVVSSSESSSSVASSSSASTSSESQSSESKASGEEKSTTVTFKFYVHGEIIGSFDVPNAAGKTVFEAMQSNKEIRFNYNEEEQVIDNFFDNVNDGENTWVYLLNGQVADHGAKTQVLKAGDSIDWYFGTIDEIPTSIIPASDAEAE, encoded by the coding sequence ATGAAAAACAAACGATTAGCACTTGTACTTGCGGCGATTGTCTTCTTAATTGCGATTATTATTGCCTTGTGGGCTATTTTATCAGGGGTATTGAAGGGCAACCAACCAAGTCCTCAAGTATCCGGCTCTAACATTGCCCAAGTTGTCTCATCTTCAGAATCTAGCTCTTCTGTTGCTTCTAGCTCTTCCGCTAGCACTTCTAGCGAAAGCCAAAGTAGCGAATCCAAAGCTTCTGGCGAAGAAAAATCTACCACCGTTACCTTCAAGTTCTATGTACACGGCGAAATCATCGGTAGCTTTGATGTACCAAATGCCGCTGGTAAGACCGTCTTCGAAGCAATGCAATCCAACAAGGAAATCCGCTTCAACTACAATGAAGAAGAACAAGTCATCGACAACTTCTTCGACAACGTTAACGACGGCGAAAACACCTGGGTTTACCTCTTAAACGGCCAAGTGGCTGATCACGGGGCTAAAACTCAAGTCCTCAAAGCCGGCGACTCCATCGACTGGTACTTCGGCACCATCGACGAAATCCCAACCTCTATTATTCCAGCCTCAGACGCTGAAGCAGAATAA
- the tsaE gene encoding tRNA (adenosine(37)-N6)-threonylcarbamoyltransferase complex ATPase subunit type 1 TsaE translates to MRVETHSAQDTQALAASLAPVLPAGTWIRLEGDLGAGKTTFTQGLGKALGIARAIKSPTYTIVKEYDLEGQAAPRLIHIDAYRLEEGGADTVDLASYRQQGDLVLVEWAQFIETELPTAYLDLALSYGQEVDDRVLTIQWVGGQEPEWLSQWSKEVSDHAR, encoded by the coding sequence ATGAGAGTAGAGACCCATTCAGCCCAAGACACCCAAGCCTTGGCAGCCAGCCTGGCTCCCGTCTTACCTGCAGGAACCTGGATTCGCTTGGAAGGGGATCTGGGGGCTGGCAAGACCACCTTTACCCAAGGACTGGGCAAGGCGCTAGGGATTGCGCGGGCGATTAAGAGTCCCACCTATACCATTGTGAAAGAATATGACTTGGAAGGCCAGGCGGCGCCTCGTCTCATTCATATTGACGCCTACCGCCTGGAAGAAGGGGGCGCCGATACGGTGGACTTGGCTTCCTATCGCCAGCAGGGCGACTTGGTCCTAGTGGAGTGGGCTCAATTTATCGAAACGGAACTCCCGACGGCCTATCTTGACCTGGCACTCTCATACGGTCAAGAGGTCGACGACCGGGTCTTGACCATCCAATGGGTGGGTGGCCAGGAGCCAGAATGGTTGAGCCAATGGAGCAAGGAGGTAAGCGACCATGCCAGATAA
- a CDS encoding GNAT family N-acetyltransferase, whose amino-acid sequence MPDKQDVEVIIRQAEVGDARAILGMLSQIRQESPYVVLADNADDVEAQVTIIEQYDQHPHALMLVSEVDGQLVGFATVQPQNLPDLAHVAEIGVCLIAEYWGYGIGSLLMETMLDFAQGVGLRVLHLEVIADNLPAIGLYKKFDFQERGRLTQRVARGGRYYDTILMEHVLKDSGQ is encoded by the coding sequence ATGCCAGATAAGCAGGATGTAGAAGTCATTATTCGCCAGGCAGAAGTCGGCGATGCTCGTGCTATTTTGGGTATGTTGAGCCAGATTCGCCAGGAGTCACCCTATGTGGTCCTAGCCGATAATGCCGATGATGTGGAGGCACAAGTCACCATCATCGAGCAATATGACCAGCATCCCCACGCCCTCATGCTAGTTAGCGAAGTGGATGGTCAGCTGGTAGGCTTTGCGACGGTTCAGCCCCAAAATCTGCCAGACCTAGCTCATGTGGCCGAAATCGGGGTCTGCCTAATTGCCGAGTATTGGGGCTACGGCATTGGCTCCCTCTTGATGGAGACCATGCTGGACTTTGCCCAGGGGGTGGGACTGCGTGTCCTGCATCTGGAAGTCATTGCGGATAACCTGCCAGCCATCGGCCTCTATAAGAAGTTCGACTTCCAGGAGCGAGGTCGACTGACGCAACGCGTGGCGCGTGGTGGCCGCTACTACGATACCATCCTGATGGAACATGTCCTCAAGGATTCAGGCCAGTAA